The genomic DNA aaaatagCACACCCGAATATCCTTTAATGTGGTCATTGAATGTTGGAACGCGGGTATGAGAAAAATATACAGatatttactaaataattaTGGAATTACTCGGCGCACGAAGCTATACATAAATTGACACTGCTTTCGACGAGATGATAGTTTTAAACTCAACTTTTTTAGGTAAATGCGAATTTAGTGCAAAGTTAAACTGTGAAATTATTACTTATATAGAAGCAAGGACTGGGGTCACACACCTGTGCAGGcagctttttaatatttaaacatattgaaatatattttcgatttttgaataagatctaatttaaaaaatacattttaaatgcaTATACACATTTGAGTTATTAAAACTATCTGACAGTAGCAAGACAATCTTATAAAGCATTGCGTTAGGAGGGTTGACAAACCCGCTACTATAATATTCCTTTTCACACAGGTAAAAGTGTGGCGCGCTCAATAACAGCCGTTGTCAGAGcagtactttttgttttttattttgattctgGTATAAACTACATGTGATTCGAAGCATGTATTCTTGCAGCTGTCGCACGTCTTAATCCGGTCCCTTTTCTTTTGTTCGGTTTTGTTAATCACTCTACACAAACTACCGGTAACTTTTATAGCTTTTTATTTCATAgaataaactttaaataactatagaaataaaaagtaataaaaaaagcacatattttttaatatattatgaatacACCACTGCAAAACGATaacaacacacatatgtataaacaaaacGATAAACTAAACAAACTGAAAAACACAACATTGTCAAGCCCAATTGTTCAGCGAAACAAATAAGGAACGCAAATTTATTTGTAAGAGCTTTAACGAAttggaattaaaatattaaatatatataataaataaatttaatattcgaTTTAATCTAAAAATACCGGCGATTTAATCTAAGAAGCAACGAGTAAATTCTACTTTGGTGGAGGTTGTTATAGTATCACAACACACTTTGTTATAGCAGTGGTGCAGTATCGCTGCTTTGGTCGCCGCCATTGCCTTTCCAATACTAAGATCGGATTCATAACACATAACTAACACTACAAATAATCGCGgctacattttgttatttgttatttttgttttttgctgccGCTTATGCCTTTGCCAGCACTCCCGGCAAACACTACTACTGCGTTCGACGTCTGGTCTGGTGCCCCTGCGAATGGCGCATAGTAGTATTCatgtttgttttatgtttttgatgTACTTATTTGCTGTATTTTCTATTCGTTGATTGTTATGCACAATTTCTCATGGCGAATACTTGTTTCGTTGTCGAATGATATACGCCTTTTACCTCGCAATTACATATGCGTAAATTCTTATTTAATCTTGCAAAGTATGGTATAAACTTAACAATTTAATTTGACCCTATATTATTGTAATAGTATGTGGGTTTCATTGctaaaaatggttgaaataGATAGTGTGTAGTACAGCgttgaacaataacaaatcaaTATGTAGTAGGTATTTGCAAATAGCACGTttgaaacttttaattaaacgcGATGTACATTATAAAAACGaacattgtaaatattatactgAGATATATAGGTTAAGTTATgttagtatgtatatacgtttgcGTACATTAGATTATATGGTAGTAATGTGGTCTTATATTTCGCAAGCATATATACATTCGAGTATATGTAAGTGACTTTTATTATCAGTATTGTTTACCTTTCATGAATTCCTTGAGCTGTTCGGCAGATATGTTTCTGTAACccaattcatttaaatagtccAAAATGGCGCGTGCATCCAATGGCAAATGAGACATTTTCCCAAAAGCGACAGCAAtaaaaacatcggagaccctccACTACGGTTGAAGTCGTCAACGTGTAAATAAAATTCGCTGGAATGGTATTATTTCACTTGGTCTGTAGCGTTTAACTTTTTGTTGTCTTGAGTTATTGAATTTCGTTTTGTTTAACTGTTTGAATTTACTATTCCCTTGTTTCTTTCTGTTTTATACTTTGTCATCACTTTCGCTATATTTTTAATGGTACACCTTCTTACATACATTTAGAAGGTTCCAACGTTAACACTTTTCATCTCGATTTTTAAGCGGCCATTATATAGCAACGTTCGCCAACTCACGTTTCTACAACACCACAAAGCATTCAAAAATTATCCAACAAATTCAATTCAGAAAATTAATCTCACAAAAGCACATCAACTCACACACAATTCGTGAAAGCCAAACGACTATTAAAAAACCAAACCCAAACGTTTAGCTTTGCTTTCCGATGTGATTCTTCACTCGGTTATCAATTTTTATGCAACTTAAACTATATTATTCACTCTAATTCACTGGTTTAACAGCACTTTCTTCTTTTTTAGTCTTAAAGTTATATATTCCTCtgattttacaacatttttattaataaaattgtagaCAGCGTTCGTTCGCCACTTCGCTTTAACCAGTGCTGCCAGTCATTTAGTCTTATGTTGACCGATGAGAAAAAATAACTACATTTGCTAGTTGTCAGTGACACAGTTGCTAGCTAAAactcataaattattattaaaactgaACAATTACGCAcggagaaatttaaatttttatgaaataaaacatatatgcgAAGCTAACAGAAGTggtaaatttttactttaatggGCAACGCTCAAAATATGACGCTCGGATATTCTTCTCCACTTTTCATTCGTTTTCTTTCGTTAAATTCGTTCGTATGCATTCGTTTTGTTCGCTGTtgcagcagagaacgtaaattttacgttctctgcggATTGCATCAATTTTGCATTCCATTTTGTTTCGTGGTGGTTTTTAAAAGATGCTGCCAGATGCTTTTCAATTTTATGGTAGGAATCAAATAGAAAAGCGGTAAGTTATAATTTAGACAGCCTCGTGGCTTAAATTAcagaatatttgtatatttttattatatttattaattaagttgAACTGGTGTTATTGTTGACATTTCCAATAGACAAGTTTGCACAAACCTTTAACGGCTTATATATCGATATTTCATGTGCATTATACCGAAGGTGACAAGTGCAACTGCTATTCACAGCTGTGATTCCGATAAAAAGACACATCACTCAGTTTTTCGGAAATAATAGTATAATTATattggcaaataaataaatatttgatttaagatgatactttttgaatatataatcCCTAAATGCGTTCTACTAATTTTACTTTGTACAAGCTCTTTAATGAGCCACGAGGCAAAGGATTTCGATGATTCTGTGCTGTATAAAATTGATTTCGATGTACCGGATATTGAAAAAGACCCAGTAAGTGTAAATAGCTTTATTTGATCTCGAGTATTTATATCACTACTATCGTAGGATTTAAAGAATCAACTCCGAACGTTTTACACCCATGATCACGAAAAGTATGACTGTGTTATCCCAATTGTGCAAGATATCAAAGAGGAGCAAACTTCTGAGGAACCTGAGCTGTGTAAGTAAACACagtttgaaaaagaaaatatgttatactacttgtaatgaaataaatgttaattttagcACCATTAACATTGCTGCAACCTTTGTTCTCAACCCAAAGTTGTTCATACAGAATTGAAGCTTATTGGTCTTATGAAATTTGCCATGGACAACATGTGCGGCAATCGCACGAAGAAAGAGAAGGTTGGTGAATTATCAAGACTATAaacgcaaatatatatatatatttttttttcttttacaggGAAAAGCGTTAAATTACAGGAATATTATTTAGGCAAATGGTCGCCGGAAAAGACTGAAGAACTTACAAAAGTATGGGAAACTGATCGCAAGGCaggtattaaatataaaaccaCCAAAATTGAAAACACCAGATATCCATACTTTGAACTGGAAATGTCTGATGGAACTATGTGTGATATTATTGATTCACCACGTACGACACGTGTTCGCTACGTTTGTTATCCACACGGCAAGAACGAGATATATTCATTTAAAGAAACGTCTTCTTGCAATTATGAAGCAATTATTCTTACATATATGCTTTGTATGAATCCTGCTTTCCACCCCGAAGAATCGAAAGAGGTTTCTATTAAATGTTTCAACGGGCTTACCGATGTACATAAACCACTAAGTATGTTGCGACAAGAGCTTAGTGAAATGCAATCAGCAGATGATGAACTGCGCATATCGAATGATGCGAGTGCTGCTGCAATGGCTCTGGCACGTTCGGCCGCGGCAGCTGAACGTTTATCTTTCTTCAATAAAGTCGGACCGGATGTTGATAAGCTTGTTCATGAGTTAATGATTGGTGCTGGTGTTGATGTACCAACGCCACCATCAGCTGACAATGAAGTTTTGCCAAATCTACCAAAAGCACCTATCACAGACATAACACCTATAAAAGAGTTCATATCGGGTAGTAATTGTTTGACTGGGGTTAGTATATATAtgttcacatatacatacttatgttttatataatatgcataaaaatatattttcagggTACTGGTTGGTGGAAATATGAATTTTGTTACGGTCGACATGTACGCCAATTTCATAAGGATAAAAAATTGGAGTCGGAACTCTTTTTAGGGTACTTTTCCGAAAGTTCACATCGTCAATGGTTGGCGAAAAATTTGGACAAAATGCCCAAACGTGGTGGTTATTCCACAGCTCTTTGGCATCACTATGATCGTGGAACACATTGCGATCGTACGGGTTCTCCGCGCGAGGTAGATGTTAAATTAATGTGTACTCCGATTAGTAGTAGTTCGAGTTCGGTTTCCATAtatttgttggaaccaaagacATGTCAATATATACTTGTTGTAGAGTCGCCAATTATCTGCGATCTGATGCAGTTAGCTGATGAATACGGTTTAGTGCAGGAAGACAATTTACAACAACTACTTCAGAAAAATACAATGccaaatgaagaaaatataaaagagtCATCTACAACACCAACTAAAGCTGCCGGTGAAGCTGAAGCCATAGAGGTGTTACACGACGCAGTAATACCACAAGTAGTACTTGCatgaaaaataatgtttaatatgtattaataattatatagtaCTACACTCTTGAGTGATATGTAAAACAAGTTTCAACACTATAgcttaataaaataagttttgatttttaaaattataaaaaaatataaaatttttcaccaAGTCAAATTAAGAGTACATAGGTGGTGGAATTTCATCTGGACCGATTTCTTTTTTATGTCCACCTGCGAAGCTTTGTTGATCCGAATGAATTTCTGCAATTACTTCCGTAAACAATTTATCCCATTCCCATACTTCGTCCGGTTCATCTAAGGTATCTGGTAATTTTAAGCAGCGTGTCAAAATCGTAAGATCAATATTTTCCAATGAAGCAAATGCACTTTGATTTAATAAATCCGAATTGATTTCGCTCAAAGTGTTTAAACGTTGGGGGTTAGAACTGTAACGGAAACCTTGtcattatatacatttttatactttttgctTGTGTACGCACATAGGTGGTTCAACAATTTCATTAAGTAAAATTTCATCTTTTAAATCATCCATGTCCGGAATAGTGGGTATTTCATCTCGCGGCGGTGAGCCGACAGGAGACTTTGCGAGAGACACGCTTTGGAAACGTTCACTTAAaacaaacatatgaaaatagtaatacaattattttttaacacaaatatgTTAGTGTGTgtaaactaattttttccaAACTCACTCATCAAATGATGCTCCTTTTTTGGATCTAAAATATGATTGTATAAgagataagataattaaaagtttttattcgGAACAATTAGTACCGTTATTTACTTTGAACTTTTCAGTAAGCCAACATCAGCCCAACCACCCGATATGCGTCGTGGCGGTGGTTTCTTTGAGCCATCGGTTTCTTCGCTTGTAGCAGTACTAGAATTCTTTTGCAAATCCAATGTTATATCGATAgttatttctttttcattttgattGGGATTGGTTACGTTGATACTGGTTGTAGCCCCACCAACTGGATCACGGCTTTTGGAGCGCCGTCCTTTACGGGCAGTTTTCTATGCAGAATACACAATTAACCGTAAGTATTTGAGGAAAATTATAGACACGGAAATTATGATTTACTCTACCTTTCGTATAGATAATTTTAATTCTTCTGCCCAATCCATCATTGAAATCGTTAACGTTTGTTACCGTTAATTGCAAAATTgatgaataaatgtttttgttttgcaaataatttttgtatttgttgttgcttagcaACAGTTGTTTGGCTTTGTGCTCTTGTTCGCaatagctcgctgctaccctttccagcattccttttcactttcaaattctttgaatggttgcaagagcgctcggtttcaaataaatttgtttacaaatttgaattctgtgatttattttttgtatgtaatatgcaaatatgtatgcatagaataatagaaatattttgaaaaattgtaaataaggagaaaattaagatatacttagattatggagtaaagaaattatgaatttttaataattaaagattaggaaattcctgttataaatttggccttgaagaTATTAGTGGCGGATATTCAaaacattctggtggattagggaattatATTAAGCGGGGaagtattatgcatattgttctaccatattcatggtaattcattgcaagcaaaatgtgtgaccaacatctcaacatacaaatgaaatacaacACGCTGTAAGTGTTGTGCAGGCGAACCCCACAaatattaacgaaaattttgtgaaaaggaatgcagaaaaactagactcgagttgctggacactttttgaccgtgtgaatgtacagagcgacaccaaaagagaatttgaaaaatatgaggGTCAAAAAAGTCCTAATGTAAAAGCCGTCTTACAAAACACAAAACCTTGTGCAAATGTAGTTACCGTATTTGTAAAGtgtgaactaaaaatttaaaattaaactcaGTTCTTGTATATTTCTGATGTTTTTGAAAAAGtcactaaaaatatatacaattcttTATAGTACCATaacaatagttttgaaattgaaagatAATCGTAAAACAAATTACGCTTCTAagttgtttatcttatttattaAGCACGGCAGCACTATAAATCACCTGTTTCACAACTGCTTGCAGTTGAACGTGCCGCCTCACTATCCTCCCTAGTAAAGAAATCTACtgcaatagttttttttttatagatcaCATAAACAAATGCCTCCAAAAAGTTCAAATAAGAAATCAACTGCGACGTGGTATCATTGCGAAATATGCGATGTACATATTAAGTCAAAGGATCGCGAGACACACGAGAAGTACTGTCCCATTAAAGAGGATTCTACGGAGCCACTGGAATATATCcatcaaaacaaattatatacagTTGGAGCAGAAAAGCGTACTTTTAATGTTGAACAATTACAAGATGTATCgacaaaatatgtaaacaacttAGTTTTTATTTCGGAAGGCGCTATGAAACTCACAAATTTATACATCGGTCAAAGAGTGCTAATAAGACCAGTAGACGCATCAGAATCAGTGGGATTGGTGCGATTGATTTGGCCCATACCTGAAAGGTTTTTAACAACAATCTTTGTCAGCGAAGGAGGTAAATAATGCTTTGCTttctattattatactctcgcaacctgttgctacagagtataatagttttgttcacctaacggttgtttgtatcacctaaaactaatcgagttagatatagggttatatacatatatataaatgatcaggatgaagagacgagttgaaatccgggtgactgtctgtccgtccgtgcaagctctaacttgagtaaaaattgagatatctttatgaaacttggtagacatgtttcttggtaccgtgagacggttggtattgcagatgggcgtaatcggaccactgccacgcccacaaaacgccattaatcaaaaacaaataaattgccataactaagctccgcaataagatataacaCTGttttttggtacaaaggatcacattaaggaggggcatctgcagttaaaattttttttaaaaagtgggcgtggtcccgcccctaataagtttaatgtgcatatctcctaaaccgctaaagctataataaccaaattcactaggagcaaatgtttattaaatatatatttgtgtatttttacaGACTATAACAATTATTGGTCCGAGTTACGAgagaaaaatctcaaaataactGCACTGCCAGAAGGTTGCGTATCAGTTGCAAAGTCTGTTGTTCTACGTTTAACACAGGTGTCGGGCGAAAACACAGAACTGGTCGAAGCTCAAGTAATAGAAGTGGAGCGCTTGTTGAAGTTCGAATTGAAGAAGTTGATATTTACGAAAGACAGTCATATTTTCATGGACTTTTTTAACAAACAGCTCATTTTGCAAGTGGTTTCGTGGAGGAGTTTTTTGGAAGACTCATGTGCTAAAAACGATGAAATTTCATTAACTGAAACATTGGAAAACTTAACGTTGAAGTCTGAGGCAGCAACAAAGTACTTCGAAGTAACATTGGGTACGAAAATTAATATAGAACGAACAAAATCTAccgaaattaaagaaaactccTCACACATGACTAGTGTAAAGAAAATAGATATCGGCGGATTGGACAGCCAAATTGAGATCATTGAAGAAACTATGGATATCGCTTTGGGAATAAAAAATTTGCCTGCGggtaagaaataaatattgctaaatGCTATTCCTTttgaatgtattatatattgtatttaagaatttttgatATGGAATTTATTGTGTTTATTTCAGGTGTGAAAGTTTCGCGGACATTACTCTTGCATGGGCCCACAGGATGTGGCAAAAGCTTAATCTGCGAAGCAATGTGTTCAATTATACAGGAGAAGACTGCTAAATCAGATAGGGGGAATATTATGCGAATTAATAGCAGTGAACTATTCAGTAAATTTCTTGgtgaaaccgaaaaaaatttaaaggctAATTTCGATAAGGCCTTCGAAAACTATCCGCAACCAACACTTATAATCATCGAAGACGTACATAATTTGTGCCCAAAATATGAAACCAATGAAATGACTAAACGCATCGGAGCCGCATTTTTAAATATGCTAGATATGCTGAACAGTGGGAGGGACGAGGCACAACGCATCTTTTTACTAGCTACTACATCTCAAATCCACACACTCAATCCGAATGCACGTCGCTGTGGTCGCTTGGATAGTGAAATTGAAATTGGTGTTCCAACACCTAAAGAGCGCTCTGCGATTATTCACTGTCTGCTACGCAAAATTGTACATACACTTTCCCTAGATGACGTTAACGCTGTGGCTCAAGTATTACATGGTTTCGTCGGCGCTGATATAGCCAATCTTATATATGCGGCAGCTTTGCGTGCAATGAAAGATGGTAATCGTGCATTGAACATAAATGACGTGCATGCGTCATTGACACATATCAAACCATCAGCGATGCGTGAAGTCCTTATAGAAAACCCGAATGTGCATTGGAGTGATATAGGAGGTCAGGCAGAtttgaaattgaagttgaagcaAGCAATAGAATGGCCGTTGCTACATCCCGAGAAGTTTAAACGTTTGGGCTTGAAACCGCCACGTGGCATTTTGATGTTCGGCCCACCGGGTTGTTCCAAAACGATGATCGCTAAAGCACTTGCTACCGAAAGTCAATTGAATTTTCTTTCCATAAAAGGACCTGAACTTTTCTCAATGTGGGTAGGCGAATCCGAGCGGGCGGTACGTGAAATTTTTCGAAAGGCACGCCATTTATCGCCATCTATTGTATTCTTTGATGAAATAGATGCTATTAGTGGAGAGCGGTCAGATGGCGGCTCCAGTTCGGGTACATCCGTTAAAGAACGCGTACTTACACAGTTACTCACGGAAATAGATGGTGTGGAGGCTTTGGGGAATGTCACCATTGTAGCAGCAACCAATCGACCTGATATGATTGACAAAGCACTTTTGCGACCAGGTCGTTTCGATCGCATTGTCTACGTAGGTCTACCAAATGCGGAAGCACGACAAGAAATCTTCCGCATTAAATTATTACCTATGCCGTTAGCGGATGATGTAGAC from Bactrocera oleae isolate idBacOlea1 chromosome 3, idBacOlea1, whole genome shotgun sequence includes the following:
- the LOC106615242 gene encoding endoplasmic reticulum lectin 1, producing the protein MILFEYIIPKCVLLILLCTSSLMSHEAKDFDDSVLYKIDFDVPDIEKDPDLKNQLRTFYTHDHEKYDCVIPIVQDIKEEQTSEEPELSPLTLLQPLFSTQSCSYRIEAYWSYEICHGQHVRQSHEEREGKSVKLQEYYLGKWSPEKTEELTKVWETDRKAGIKYKTTKIENTRYPYFELEMSDGTMCDIIDSPRTTRVRYVCYPHGKNEIYSFKETSSCNYEAIILTYMLCMNPAFHPEESKEVSIKCFNGLTDVHKPLSMLRQELSEMQSADDELRISNDASAAAMALARSAAAAERLSFFNKVGPDVDKLVHELMIGAGVDVPTPPSADNEVLPNLPKAPITDITPIKEFISGSNCLTGGTGWWKYEFCYGRHVRQFHKDKKLESELFLGYFSESSHRQWLAKNLDKMPKRGGYSTALWHHYDRGTHCDRTGSPREVDVKLMCTPISSSSSSVSIYLLEPKTCQYILVVESPIICDLMQLADEYGLVQEDNLQQLLQKNTMPNEENIKESSTTPTKAAGEAEAIEVLHDAVIPQVVLA
- the IFT43 gene encoding intraflagellar transport protein 43 homolog, encoding MMDWAEELKLSIRKKTARKGRRSKSRDPVGGATTSINVTNPNQNEKEITIDITLDLQKNSSTATSEETDGSKKPPPRRISGGWADVGLLKSSKSKKGASFDDERFQSVSLAKSPVGSPPRDEIPTIPDMDDLKDEILLNEIVEPPISNPQRLNTLSEINSDLLNQSAFASLENIDLTILTRCLKLPDTLDEPDEVWEWDKLFTEVIAEIHSDQQSFAGGHKKEIGPDEIPPPMYS
- the LOC106615227 gene encoding ATPase family gene 2 protein homolog A — its product is MPPKSSNKKSTATWYHCEICDVHIKSKDRETHEKYCPIKEDSTEPLEYIHQNKLYTVGAEKRTFNVEQLQDVSTKYVNNLVFISEGAMKLTNLYIGQRVLIRPVDASESVGLVRLIWPIPERFLTTIFVSEGDYNNYWSELREKNLKITALPEGCVSVAKSVVLRLTQVSGENTELVEAQVIEVERLLKFELKKLIFTKDSHIFMDFFNKQLILQVVSWRSFLEDSCAKNDEISLTETLENLTLKSEAATKYFEVTLGTKINIERTKSTEIKENSSHMTSVKKIDIGGLDSQIEIIEETMDIALGIKNLPAGVKVSRTLLLHGPTGCGKSLICEAMCSIIQEKTAKSDRGNIMRINSSELFSKFLGETEKNLKANFDKAFENYPQPTLIIIEDVHNLCPKYETNEMTKRIGAAFLNMLDMLNSGRDEAQRIFLLATTSQIHTLNPNARRCGRLDSEIEIGVPTPKERSAIIHCLLRKIVHTLSLDDVNAVAQVLHGFVGADIANLIYAAALRAMKDGNRALNINDVHASLTHIKPSAMREVLIENPNVHWSDIGGQADLKLKLKQAIEWPLLHPEKFKRLGLKPPRGILMFGPPGCSKTMIAKALATESQLNFLSIKGPELFSMWVGESERAVREIFRKARHLSPSIVFFDEIDAISGERSDGGSSSGTSVKERVLTQLLTEIDGVEALGNVTIVAATNRPDMIDKALLRPGRFDRIVYVGLPNAEARQEIFRIKLLPMPLADDVDINMLVQRTEGYSGAEIQAVCQEAALKCLEDSFDAESVNWTHFEFALNAVQPRTSPKLLALYNEYNKQSRY